One stretch of Rathayibacter festucae DSM 15932 DNA includes these proteins:
- a CDS encoding esterase/lipase family protein gives MPAPERGRLRRSSASLRAAYLRDYRYAYGSRFTHLREGWDVSRYASGDGAPVLLIPGIYETWQFLRPIADRLHAAGHPIHVLPALGYNTRPIVASAALGQEYLREHDLRGVVVVAHSKGGLIGKHMMVVDDRDEGRIDRMIAVSTPFNGSPLARIAPARALREFGPHRPVIRTLLAERDADRRIVSIYGMRDQYIPGGSRLAGARENIAVSVVGHFVLLSHPRVLALIAARVEPEDDAPGTDDVTPETTVVAPE, from the coding sequence ATGCCGGCGCCTGAGCGGGGGCGCCTACGGCGCTCGTCCGCCTCGCTGCGCGCGGCCTATCTGCGCGACTACCGCTACGCCTACGGCTCGCGGTTCACGCACCTGCGCGAGGGCTGGGACGTCTCGCGCTACGCCTCGGGCGACGGCGCGCCCGTCCTGCTGATCCCCGGGATCTACGAGACCTGGCAGTTTCTGCGACCGATCGCCGACCGGCTGCACGCGGCCGGGCACCCGATCCACGTGCTGCCCGCGCTCGGCTACAACACCCGGCCGATCGTCGCCTCGGCCGCGCTCGGGCAGGAGTACCTGCGCGAGCACGACCTGCGCGGGGTCGTCGTCGTCGCGCACAGCAAGGGCGGCCTGATCGGCAAGCACATGATGGTCGTCGACGACCGCGACGAGGGCCGGATCGACCGGATGATCGCCGTCTCGACGCCGTTCAACGGCTCACCGCTCGCCCGGATCGCGCCGGCCCGGGCGCTGCGCGAGTTCGGCCCGCACCGGCCCGTGATCCGGACGCTGCTGGCCGAGCGCGACGCCGACCGGCGCATCGTCTCGATCTACGGGATGCGCGACCAGTACATCCCGGGCGGGAGCCGCCTCGCCGGCGCGCGCGAGAACATCGCGGTGTCGGTGGTGGGGCACTTCGTGCTGCTGTCGCACCCGCGGGTGCTGGCGCTCATCGCGGCGCGGGTGGAGCCGGAGGACGACGCGCCGGGGACGGACGACGTCACTCCGGAGACGACCGTCGTCGCTCCGGAGTGA
- a CDS encoding aldo/keto reductase: MTSIPTLTLIDGTSIPQLGFGVFQVDPAETERIVAEALEAGYRHIDTAAIYGNEEGVGRALASSGIARDELYVTTKLWNDDQGRDTAAGALDASLEKLGLDAVDLYLIHWPKPKQDRYVESWEAMQELQAAGRTRSIGVSNFLVPHLERLLAATEVVPAVNQIELHPYHQQPTVTAFGAQHGIATEAWGPLGQNKYPLLELPVITGAAEAHGVTPAQVVLRWHLDRGHIVFPKSSTKARIVENIDVFGFELTDDERDAITALERAGRVGGDPNEV; encoded by the coding sequence ATGACCAGCATCCCCACCCTCACCCTCATCGACGGCACGAGCATCCCGCAGCTCGGGTTCGGCGTCTTCCAGGTCGACCCCGCCGAGACGGAGCGCATCGTCGCCGAGGCGCTCGAGGCCGGCTACCGGCACATCGACACCGCCGCGATCTACGGCAACGAGGAGGGCGTCGGGCGGGCGCTCGCCTCCTCCGGGATCGCGCGCGACGAGCTGTACGTGACCACGAAGCTGTGGAACGACGACCAGGGCCGCGACACCGCGGCCGGGGCGCTCGACGCCAGCCTCGAGAAGCTCGGCCTCGACGCCGTCGACCTCTACCTCATCCACTGGCCGAAGCCTAAGCAGGACCGCTACGTCGAGAGCTGGGAGGCGATGCAGGAGCTGCAGGCCGCCGGCCGCACCCGCTCGATCGGCGTCTCGAACTTCCTCGTGCCGCACCTGGAGCGGCTGCTCGCCGCGACCGAGGTCGTCCCCGCCGTCAACCAGATCGAGCTGCACCCGTACCACCAGCAGCCGACGGTCACCGCGTTCGGCGCGCAGCACGGCATCGCGACGGAGGCCTGGGGCCCGCTCGGGCAGAACAAGTACCCGCTGCTCGAGCTGCCGGTGATCACCGGCGCGGCCGAGGCGCACGGGGTCACGCCCGCGCAGGTCGTGCTGCGCTGGCACCTCGACCGCGGCCACATCGTCTTCCCGAAGTCGTCGACGAAGGCCCGCATCGTGGAGAACATCGACGTCTTCGGCTTCGAGCTGACCGACGACGAGCGCGACGCGATCACCGCGCTCGAGCGCGCCGGCCGCGTCGGCGGCGACCCGAACGAGGTCTGA
- a CDS encoding ribonuclease H family protein encodes MSIIAAADGSALGNPGPAGWAWYVDDERWAAGGWSHGTNNIGELTAVLELLRATAQESEPVHILCDSQYAIKACTEWLPGWKRKGWRKADGKPVMNVEIIKALDEELQGRAVTFEWVKGHANHRMNEAADVRARAAATAYQRRTAVDSGPGWPGAAPAVTPAVDTEDAPATLF; translated from the coding sequence GTGAGCATCATCGCCGCCGCAGACGGATCAGCGCTGGGCAACCCCGGCCCCGCGGGCTGGGCCTGGTACGTCGACGACGAGCGCTGGGCGGCCGGCGGCTGGTCGCACGGCACCAACAACATCGGCGAGCTCACCGCGGTCCTCGAGCTGCTCCGCGCCACCGCGCAGGAGAGCGAGCCCGTGCACATCCTCTGCGACAGCCAGTACGCCATCAAGGCCTGCACCGAGTGGCTGCCGGGCTGGAAGCGGAAGGGCTGGCGGAAGGCCGACGGCAAGCCGGTGATGAACGTCGAGATCATCAAGGCGCTCGACGAGGAGCTGCAGGGCCGCGCCGTCACCTTCGAGTGGGTCAAGGGGCACGCCAATCACCGAATGAACGAGGCCGCCGACGTGCGCGCCCGCGCCGCCGCGACGGCCTACCAGCGCCGCACGGCCGTGGACTCCGGCCCGGGCTGGCCGGGAGCCGCCCCCGCCGTGACGCCCGCCGTCGACACCGAGGACGCCCCCGCGACCCTGTTCTGA
- a CDS encoding HpcH/HpaI aldolase/citrate lyase family protein: protein MKRKGRDVAPEIARSWLLVNATRTDTFDAAHASRADQVVLDIEDAVDPKAKPEARADVAAWLSGEKRAWVRINDHSTPFWSDDVDALKGLPGLAGVMLAKTEAGEHVTETFDRLGGATPVLALVESALGIEEAVSIARARGTFRLAFGSGDYRRDTGTSADDLAMAYPRSRLVVASRIGDLPGPIDGPTVSNSHPVLREQSALTVSLGLTGKLCLDTEQLAVINEVISPTPSDVAWARDFLDDFEARGRVIRDGSDLPRLGRAKKIDKLATAFGVNPL from the coding sequence CTGAAGCGGAAGGGGCGCGACGTCGCCCCCGAGATCGCCCGCTCCTGGCTGCTCGTCAACGCGACCCGCACCGACACCTTCGACGCCGCGCACGCCTCGCGTGCCGACCAGGTCGTCCTCGACATCGAGGACGCGGTCGACCCGAAGGCCAAGCCCGAGGCCCGCGCCGACGTCGCCGCCTGGCTCAGTGGCGAGAAGCGCGCCTGGGTGCGCATCAACGACCACTCCACCCCGTTCTGGTCGGACGACGTCGACGCGCTGAAGGGCCTGCCCGGCCTGGCCGGCGTCATGCTCGCGAAGACCGAGGCCGGCGAGCACGTCACCGAGACCTTCGATCGCCTCGGCGGCGCGACCCCGGTGCTCGCCCTGGTCGAGTCGGCCCTCGGCATCGAGGAGGCGGTCTCGATCGCCCGCGCCCGCGGCACCTTCCGCCTCGCCTTCGGCAGCGGCGACTACCGCCGCGACACCGGCACCAGCGCCGACGACCTGGCGATGGCGTACCCGCGCTCGCGCCTCGTCGTCGCCTCGCGCATCGGCGACCTGCCCGGCCCGATCGACGGCCCGACCGTCTCCAACAGCCATCCGGTGCTGCGCGAGCAGTCCGCGCTCACCGTCTCGCTCGGCCTCACCGGCAAGCTCTGCCTCGACACCGAGCAGCTCGCGGTCATCAACGAGGTCATCAGCCCGACCCCGTCCGACGTGGCCTGGGCGCGCGACTTCCTCGACGACTTCGAGGCCCGCGGCCGCGTCATCCGCGACGGCAGCGACCTGCCGCGACTGGGCCGGGCGAAGAAGATCGACAAGCTCGCGACCGCGTTCGGGGTCAATCCGCTCTGA
- the aroQ gene encoding type II 3-dehydroquinate dehydratase yields MKILVVNGPNLNLLGTREPAVYGSDTLADAEALATRAAERLGLGIEFFQSNSEGAIIDRLHEARGTAAGLLLNVGAYTHTSIAIRDAVLATELPLVEVHVSNVHRREEFRRHSYLSDIAVAVIVGAGIAGYGYAVDVLARTLGATDA; encoded by the coding sequence GTGAAGATCCTCGTCGTCAACGGCCCGAACCTGAACCTCCTCGGCACCCGCGAGCCCGCGGTCTACGGGTCCGACACGCTCGCGGATGCGGAGGCGCTCGCCACCCGCGCGGCGGAGCGGCTCGGCCTCGGGATCGAGTTCTTCCAGAGCAACTCGGAGGGTGCGATCATCGACCGCCTGCACGAGGCGCGCGGCACGGCCGCCGGCCTGCTGCTCAACGTCGGCGCCTACACCCACACCTCGATCGCGATCCGCGACGCCGTCCTCGCCACCGAGCTGCCGCTGGTGGAGGTGCACGTGAGCAATGTGCACCGGCGCGAGGAGTTCCGGCGCCACTCCTACCTGTCGGACATCGCGGTCGCCGTGATCGTCGGCGCCGGCATCGCGGGCTACGGCTACGCGGTGGACGTCCTCGCGCGGACCCTGGGGGCGACGGACGCGTAG
- a CDS encoding class I SAM-dependent methyltransferase — translation MTPSDATPSASPAELGRSFGSAVDAYDRGRPGYPDDAVDWLVGHAPARVAGAFVPERARAAGADASDRVRAVDLGAGTGKFTASLVARGLDVTAVEPDTAMLERLTAQLPSVRALAGTAEAIPLPDASVELVTAAQSWHWVDPERASAEVARVLVPGGVLALVWNIRDESVPWVRRLGEVAGSSAAERFETVQPPLGSALERVAYAQFEWAYDLDRPALLDMFASRSYVIAMSEEERAAVLAAVGEVVDALPGDRVAMPYATRVTIARRAS, via the coding sequence ATGACGCCCTCCGACGCGACACCTTCCGCCTCTCCCGCCGAGCTCGGCCGCTCCTTCGGCTCGGCCGTCGACGCCTACGACCGCGGGCGCCCGGGCTACCCGGACGACGCGGTGGACTGGCTCGTCGGGCACGCGCCAGCCCGGGTGGCCGGTGCCTTCGTGCCCGAGCGCGCGCGGGCGGCCGGCGCGGACGCCTCCGACCGGGTGCGCGCTGTGGACCTCGGGGCCGGCACCGGGAAGTTCACCGCGTCGCTGGTGGCGCGCGGACTCGACGTGACCGCCGTGGAGCCGGACACGGCGATGCTCGAGCGGCTGACGGCGCAGCTGCCGTCGGTCCGGGCGCTGGCGGGGACCGCCGAGGCGATCCCGCTGCCCGATGCGTCCGTCGAGCTGGTGACCGCGGCGCAGTCCTGGCACTGGGTCGACCCCGAGCGCGCGAGCGCCGAGGTCGCGCGGGTGCTGGTTCCGGGCGGCGTGCTCGCGCTGGTCTGGAACATCCGCGACGAGTCGGTGCCGTGGGTGCGGCGCCTCGGCGAGGTCGCCGGCTCCTCCGCCGCCGAGCGCTTCGAGACGGTGCAGCCGCCGCTGGGCTCGGCGCTGGAGCGCGTCGCCTACGCGCAGTTCGAGTGGGCGTACGACCTCGACCGGCCGGCGCTGCTCGACATGTTCGCCTCGCGCAGCTACGTCATCGCGATGAGCGAGGAGGAGCGCGCCGCGGTCCTCGCCGCCGTCGGCGAGGTCGTCGACGCGCTGCCCGGCGACCGCGTCGCGATGCCCTACGCGACCCGCGTCACCATCGCCCGCCGCGCCTCTTAG
- a CDS encoding DUF7059 domain-containing protein: protein MQPADQLDRARIALLGDDLSRARYRVDAVRELWGEAAGEALHRGDRVPARRALERSGDHGPLATLARLFLLADPVPTEQAEAAFPSLGLDGALELELVRSEAGAVVTAALDLRPYDLVDLHGAASWWIASDLGELALGRPLDEDHVLGVGGASLTLAGLMIQRPVGTLLDLGTGCGIQALHASRHADRVVATDVSHRALAIAAFNAALNGIDSIEFRHGSLYEPVAGERFDQIVTNPPFVITPRTAGVPAYEYRDGGLEGDEIVRRVIVGAAEHLVPGGVAQLLGNWEYRAEADAFDRVRAWLADDRSPLEQALEPGHAGLAAWMDGTASPLDVWIVEREQQDPAIYAETWIRDGGTTRGAESDALVDAWLEDFERRGVTGVGFGYVTLRLPASPRPPIRRLERLDAAFATAGLGGHLAHCLDALDALSAVDDADLARLALVVAGDVTEERHYWPGNDDPTVLRLRQGGGFARVEEADTALAAVVGACDGELSVAAITAAVASLLHVEEAAVLDSVLPRVRELVATGMLRLP from the coding sequence GTGCAGCCAGCAGACCAGCTCGACCGAGCCCGCATCGCGCTCCTCGGCGACGACCTCTCTCGTGCCCGCTACCGCGTCGACGCCGTCCGCGAGCTGTGGGGCGAGGCCGCGGGCGAGGCGCTGCACCGCGGCGACCGGGTCCCGGCGCGGCGGGCGCTCGAGCGCAGCGGCGATCACGGGCCGCTGGCCACGCTGGCCCGGCTGTTCCTCCTCGCCGATCCGGTGCCGACGGAGCAGGCGGAGGCGGCGTTCCCGTCGCTCGGGCTCGACGGCGCCCTGGAGCTGGAGCTCGTGCGCTCCGAGGCCGGAGCGGTGGTCACCGCCGCGCTCGACCTGCGGCCCTACGACCTCGTCGACCTGCACGGCGCCGCCTCCTGGTGGATCGCCTCCGATCTCGGCGAGCTCGCGCTCGGCCGGCCGCTCGACGAGGACCACGTGCTCGGCGTCGGCGGCGCGAGCCTCACCCTCGCCGGGCTGATGATCCAGCGGCCGGTCGGCACCCTGCTCGACCTCGGCACCGGCTGCGGGATCCAGGCGCTGCACGCCTCCCGGCACGCGGACCGCGTCGTCGCGACCGACGTCTCGCACCGCGCGCTCGCCATCGCCGCCTTCAACGCGGCGCTGAACGGCATCGACTCGATCGAGTTCCGGCACGGCAGCCTCTACGAGCCGGTCGCGGGGGAGCGGTTCGACCAGATCGTCACCAACCCGCCGTTCGTGATCACGCCGCGGACCGCAGGCGTCCCCGCCTACGAGTACCGCGACGGCGGGCTCGAGGGCGACGAGATCGTCCGCCGGGTGATCGTCGGCGCCGCCGAGCACCTGGTGCCGGGCGGTGTCGCGCAGCTGCTCGGCAACTGGGAGTACCGGGCCGAGGCGGATGCGTTCGACCGGGTTCGCGCCTGGCTGGCCGACGACCGCAGCCCGCTCGAGCAGGCGCTCGAACCCGGGCACGCCGGACTCGCCGCCTGGATGGACGGCACCGCCTCGCCGCTCGACGTCTGGATCGTGGAGCGCGAGCAGCAGGATCCGGCGATCTACGCCGAGACCTGGATCCGAGACGGCGGGACCACCCGCGGTGCGGAGTCCGACGCGCTCGTCGACGCCTGGCTCGAGGACTTTGAGCGACGCGGCGTGACCGGAGTCGGCTTCGGCTACGTGACGCTGAGGCTCCCCGCCTCGCCCCGGCCGCCGATCCGGCGCCTCGAGCGGCTCGACGCGGCGTTCGCGACCGCGGGGCTGGGCGGGCACCTCGCGCACTGCCTCGACGCGCTCGACGCACTGTCCGCGGTCGACGACGCCGACCTCGCGCGGCTGGCGCTCGTCGTCGCCGGCGACGTGACCGAGGAGCGGCACTACTGGCCGGGCAACGACGACCCGACCGTGCTCCGGCTGCGCCAGGGCGGCGGCTTCGCCCGGGTGGAGGAGGCGGACACGGCCCTCGCCGCGGTCGTCGGGGCGTGCGACGGCGAGCTGTCCGTCGCCGCCATCACGGCCGCGGTGGCCTCGCTCCTGCACGTGGAGGAGGCCGCCGTGCTGGACTCCGTGCTACCGCGGGTGCGCGAGCTCGTCGCGACCGGGATGCTGCGGCTGCCCTGA
- a CDS encoding nitroreductase family deazaflavin-dependent oxidoreductase: MPLTGEYEPSTSAWAREQAELYEATGGAEGNLLRGKPIIVLTTVGARSGKLRKTALMRVEHDGSYVVVASKGGAPEHPVWYLNMVKEPHVELQDGPVKKDYTASVLEGDERAAWWERAVAAWPDYAEYQTKTDRQIPLVLLTPWS, encoded by the coding sequence ATGCCCCTCACCGGAGAATACGAACCGAGCACGTCCGCCTGGGCCCGCGAGCAGGCGGAGCTCTACGAGGCCACCGGCGGCGCGGAGGGCAATCTCCTCCGCGGCAAGCCGATCATCGTCCTGACCACGGTCGGCGCCCGCAGCGGCAAGCTGCGCAAGACCGCGCTGATGCGCGTCGAGCACGACGGCTCCTACGTCGTCGTCGCCTCGAAGGGCGGCGCGCCGGAGCACCCGGTCTGGTACCTGAACATGGTCAAGGAGCCGCACGTCGAGCTGCAAGACGGCCCGGTGAAGAAGGACTACACCGCGAGCGTCCTCGAGGGCGACGAGCGCGCCGCCTGGTGGGAGCGCGCGGTCGCGGCCTGGCCCGACTACGCCGAGTACCAGACGAAGACCGACCGGCAGATCCCGCTGGTGCTGCTCACGCCCTGGTCCTGA
- a CDS encoding long-chain-fatty-acid--CoA ligase: MTSGTSNLAMKPWLTSYAEGVPAEIDPPTQTLVDLLEDSVARYKRGIALEFFGAETSYAELGEKVARAAEGLRRLGVRAGDRVALVLPNCPEHVIAFYAVLRLGAIVVEHNPLYTPRELRRQFEDHGARVAVVWNKTADVIAALPADLGVERVVSVDLTASFPLGKRLALRLPLAKAREARAKLTTSPRTRSLIPFDRLLSGRRIARSHPRPALADTALLQYTSGTTGTPKGAILSHANLRANALQGQAWVPGLREGDETFYAVLPLFHAYGLTLCLTFAISIGAKVVLFPTFDVGLVKAAAKKSPPTFLPAVPPVYDALARASERGELGLRGIRFAISGAMSLPVATVDRWERASRGLLVEGYGMTESSPVALGNPVGPSRRPGTVGVPFPSTRIRLVDPADPSVDRGPGESGELLLQGPQVFQGYWKRPEDTAATLLPDGWLRTGDIATVSADGFVTIVDRAKELIITGGFNVSPSEVEGVLESHPDVVRAAVVGLPRAEGGESVAAAVVLRAGTVVEAEALRDFCRLHLTAYKVPKRVVTVDALPTSLIGKVLRREVRETLLG; encoded by the coding sequence GTGACCTCCGGAACCTCGAACCTGGCGATGAAGCCGTGGCTGACCTCCTACGCGGAGGGCGTCCCGGCCGAGATCGACCCGCCCACGCAGACCCTCGTCGATCTGCTCGAGGACTCGGTGGCCCGCTACAAGCGCGGCATCGCGCTCGAGTTCTTCGGCGCCGAGACGAGCTACGCCGAGCTCGGCGAGAAGGTCGCCCGGGCCGCGGAGGGGCTGCGCCGCCTCGGCGTGCGCGCCGGCGACCGCGTCGCCCTGGTGCTGCCGAACTGCCCCGAGCACGTGATCGCGTTCTACGCGGTGCTGCGGCTCGGCGCGATCGTCGTCGAGCACAACCCGCTCTACACCCCGCGCGAGCTGCGCCGGCAGTTCGAGGACCACGGCGCCCGCGTCGCGGTGGTCTGGAACAAGACGGCCGACGTCATCGCCGCGCTGCCCGCCGACCTCGGCGTCGAGCGCGTCGTCTCGGTCGACCTCACCGCGTCCTTCCCGCTCGGCAAGCGGCTCGCGCTGAGGCTGCCCCTGGCGAAGGCCCGGGAGGCGCGCGCCAAGCTGACCACGAGCCCGCGCACCCGCTCGCTGATCCCCTTCGACCGCCTCCTCAGCGGACGCCGGATCGCCCGCTCGCACCCGCGCCCGGCACTCGCCGACACCGCCCTGCTCCAGTACACGAGCGGCACCACCGGCACGCCGAAGGGCGCGATCCTCTCCCACGCCAACCTCCGCGCGAACGCGCTGCAGGGCCAGGCCTGGGTGCCCGGGCTGCGCGAGGGCGACGAGACCTTCTACGCCGTCCTCCCCCTCTTCCACGCCTACGGCCTCACGCTCTGCCTGACGTTCGCGATCAGCATCGGCGCCAAGGTCGTGCTCTTCCCGACCTTCGACGTCGGCCTGGTGAAGGCCGCCGCGAAGAAGTCACCGCCCACCTTCCTGCCCGCCGTGCCGCCGGTCTACGACGCGCTGGCCCGCGCCTCCGAGCGCGGCGAGCTCGGTCTGCGCGGCATCCGCTTCGCGATCTCGGGAGCGATGAGCCTGCCCGTCGCGACCGTCGACCGCTGGGAGCGCGCGAGCCGCGGACTCCTCGTCGAGGGCTACGGGATGACCGAGAGCTCGCCGGTCGCGCTCGGCAACCCGGTCGGCCCCAGCCGCCGGCCGGGCACCGTCGGCGTGCCGTTCCCGAGCACCCGGATCCGCCTGGTCGACCCCGCCGACCCCTCCGTCGACCGCGGACCCGGCGAGTCCGGCGAGCTGCTGCTGCAGGGACCGCAGGTGTTCCAGGGCTACTGGAAGCGCCCCGAGGACACCGCGGCGACGCTGCTGCCCGACGGCTGGCTCCGCACCGGCGACATCGCCACCGTCTCGGCGGACGGCTTCGTCACGATCGTCGACCGGGCGAAGGAGCTGATCATCACCGGCGGCTTCAACGTCTCGCCCTCCGAGGTGGAGGGCGTGCTCGAGTCGCACCCGGACGTCGTGCGCGCCGCGGTCGTCGGCCTGCCCCGCGCGGAGGGCGGCGAGAGCGTCGCCGCCGCCGTCGTGCTGCGTGCCGGGACGGTCGTCGAGGCCGAGGCGCTGCGCGACTTCTGCCGCCTGCACCTGACGGCCTACAAGGTGCCGAAGCGGGTGGTGACGGTCGACGCGCTGCCGACCTCGCTGAT
- a CDS encoding glycosyltransferase family 39 protein, which translates to MRWGIRARGVGPESIPAGAVLVVATLLTLLGSWVPSYWNDEAATLRLARLPLPELFAFAQQKDAVHVVYALLMHGWIAVAGESELAVRAPSALAAGAGAAGVLVLLRSLGRPRAALLAAIVFVLLPRTSFNGTEARSSALATALVVWAAVLVVRAARDGGVLRWVAFVAVAGLANAVFLYCVLVLPAFALLSAAVGPRRGRAFGAGVLGAVLSVGVASPVILTAAGQSGQIGWLRSQPVNAYTVVVESFFGSAWWLAALAVGLLTVAAVRSRAVRSRAVRSRATGAGAVHPPLVLVLGVWLLLPAAVLLLGTALIEPMFTPRYLGLSSPALATALGLTLASWRPVTAGVLVGALAVAALPALVLMRTETGKPAGQDLRALAQTIQAGACPGDAFLLGDSGTVSLRPRIALAAYPSAFAGLDDVALERSYATTGTYSDVLLEDDALRAALAGEQRVWTAAPASDPAAFDWLAAEGFEAGPGSTVPTATITLWERR; encoded by the coding sequence GTGCGGTGGGGGATCAGGGCCCGAGGGGTCGGGCCGGAGTCGATCCCGGCGGGCGCCGTCCTCGTCGTCGCGACCCTGCTGACCCTCCTCGGCTCCTGGGTCCCCTCCTACTGGAACGACGAGGCCGCGACCCTGCGCCTCGCGCGGCTGCCGCTGCCCGAGCTGTTCGCCTTCGCGCAACAGAAGGACGCCGTGCACGTCGTCTACGCGCTGCTGATGCACGGCTGGATCGCGGTGGCGGGGGAGTCGGAGCTGGCCGTCCGCGCGCCGTCCGCCCTCGCGGCGGGGGCGGGAGCGGCGGGCGTGCTGGTGCTCCTGCGCTCGCTGGGACGCCCGCGGGCCGCGCTGCTCGCCGCGATCGTCTTCGTGCTGCTGCCGCGGACGTCGTTCAACGGGACGGAGGCGCGCTCCTCCGCGCTCGCCACGGCGCTCGTCGTGTGGGCGGCGGTGCTGGTGGTCCGCGCGGCGCGGGACGGCGGGGTGCTGCGCTGGGTCGCGTTCGTCGCGGTGGCGGGGCTCGCGAACGCCGTCTTCCTCTACTGCGTGCTCGTGCTGCCGGCCTTCGCGCTGCTCTCGGCGGCCGTCGGGCCCCGGCGTGGCAGGGCGTTCGGGGCCGGCGTGCTCGGCGCGGTGCTGTCGGTCGGCGTCGCGAGCCCGGTGATCCTCACGGCGGCGGGGCAGAGCGGGCAGATCGGCTGGCTCCGCTCGCAGCCGGTCAACGCCTACACGGTGGTCGTCGAGTCGTTCTTCGGCTCGGCGTGGTGGCTGGCGGCGCTCGCCGTGGGGCTGCTGACCGTCGCGGCGGTCCGGTCGCGGGCGGTGCGGTCGCGGGCGGTGCGATCGCGCGCGACCGGGGCGGGGGCGGTCCACCCGCCGCTCGTCCTCGTGCTGGGCGTCTGGCTGCTCCTGCCGGCCGCGGTCCTGCTCCTCGGCACCGCGCTGATCGAGCCGATGTTCACCCCGCGCTACCTCGGCCTCAGCTCGCCCGCGCTGGCGACGGCGCTGGGGCTGACCCTCGCCTCCTGGCGCCCGGTGACGGCGGGCGTCCTCGTCGGAGCGCTCGCCGTCGCAGCGCTGCCCGCGCTCGTCCTGATGCGGACGGAGACCGGCAAGCCGGCCGGACAGGACCTCCGCGCCCTCGCGCAGACGATCCAGGCCGGCGCGTGCCCGGGCGACGCGTTCCTCCTCGGCGACAGCGGGACCGTGTCGCTGCGGCCGCGGATCGCCCTCGCCGCCTACCCCTCGGCCTTCGCCGGGCTCGACGACGTCGCCCTCGAGCGCTCGTACGCGACGACCGGCACCTACTCCGACGTCCTGCTCGAGGACGACGCGCTGCGGGCCGCCCTCGCGGGCGAGCAGCGCGTCTGGACCGCGGCTCCCGCCTCCGACCCGGCGGCCTTCGACTGGCTCGCCGCGGAGGGCTTCGAGGCCGGCCCCGGCTCGACCGTGCCGACCGCGACGATCACCCTCTGGGAGCGGCGCTGA
- a CDS encoding VOC family protein, with product MGAVSTFLWFDDQAREAAEFYTELVPNSRILSTEVLPEGSPSPGTVTVVSFELDGQLFRAMNAGPRFPFTEAVSIEVSVEDQAEVDRLWDALIADGGEESRCGWLRDRWGLSWQIVPTALATVLGGSDAEGAARALQAMLGMTKLDVAALEAAYAGA from the coding sequence ATGGGTGCAGTCAGCACGTTCCTGTGGTTCGACGACCAGGCGAGGGAGGCGGCCGAGTTCTACACCGAGCTCGTGCCGAACTCGCGGATCCTGAGCACCGAGGTGCTGCCCGAGGGCTCGCCCTCGCCGGGCACCGTCACGGTCGTGTCCTTCGAGCTCGACGGGCAGCTCTTCCGGGCGATGAACGCCGGCCCGCGCTTCCCGTTCACGGAGGCGGTCTCGATCGAGGTCTCGGTCGAGGACCAGGCCGAGGTCGACCGGCTCTGGGACGCGCTGATCGCCGACGGCGGCGAGGAGAGCCGCTGCGGCTGGCTCCGCGACCGCTGGGGGCTGTCCTGGCAGATCGTGCCGACCGCGCTCGCGACCGTGCTCGGCGGCTCCGACGCGGAGGGCGCGGCGCGGGCGCTGCAGGCGATGCTCGGGATGACGAAGCTCGACGTCGCCGCCCTCGAAGCGGCCTATGCCGGCGCCTGA
- a CDS encoding mycothiol transferase gives MTAAIDLLRDAFDRVHGTVHAVLDDSTPERLGFRADAQANSAAWLVWHLTRVQDDHLAPLAGREQLWISGGFHERSGLPFPAETNGYGMEPAEVAALAAVPAELLAEYYDAVHEQTLAYLDTLEDADLARVVDEDWDPPVTLAVRLVSVIDDDTQHAGQAAFSAGLAERAGL, from the coding sequence ATGACTGCAGCCATCGACCTCCTCCGCGACGCCTTCGACCGGGTGCACGGGACCGTGCACGCCGTCCTGGACGACAGCACCCCCGAGCGGCTCGGCTTCCGCGCCGACGCGCAGGCCAACTCCGCCGCCTGGCTCGTCTGGCACCTGACCCGGGTGCAGGACGACCACCTCGCCCCGCTCGCCGGCCGAGAGCAGCTCTGGATCTCCGGCGGCTTCCACGAGCGCTCCGGCCTGCCGTTCCCGGCGGAGACGAACGGCTACGGGATGGAGCCGGCCGAGGTCGCGGCGCTCGCCGCGGTGCCGGCCGAGCTGCTCGCGGAGTACTACGACGCCGTGCACGAGCAGACGCTCGCCTACCTCGACACCCTCGAGGACGCCGACCTCGCCCGCGTGGTCGACGAGGACTGGGACCCGCCGGTGACCCTCGCGGTCCGGCTCGTCTCGGTGATCGACGACGACACCCAGCACGCGGGACAGGCCGCGTTCTCGGCCGGCCTCGCGGAGCGCGCCGGGCTCTGA